From one Solanum stenotomum isolate F172 chromosome 12, ASM1918654v1, whole genome shotgun sequence genomic stretch:
- the LOC125847478 gene encoding probable sugar phosphate/phosphate translocator At3g17430, producing the protein MEVSQIQFNFWNFFSNALCALVLNFSIFLVSGRTALLCGVVRYNYFKIKDVRDVQLPVGSVSERRAKELKMEKKSSDLFDEQGLIKDASDKDNFGGYAI; encoded by the exons ATGGAAGTCTCACAAATTCAATTCAACTTCTGGAATTTCTTTTCAAATGCACTTTGTGCTCTTGTTCTgaatttctcaattttcttaGTGAGTGGTAGAACCG CATTATTATGTGGTGTTGTGAGGTATAACTACTTTAAGATAAAGGATGTTCGTGATGTTCAACTTCCTGTAGGTAGTGTTTCTGAACGAAGAGCTAAG GAACTTAAGATGGAGAAGAAGTCATCCGATCTGTTTGATGAACAGGGATTAATTAAGGATGCTAGTGATAAAGATAATTTTGGTGGATATGCTATTTAA